A window of Christiangramia forsetii KT0803 contains these coding sequences:
- a CDS encoding GyrI-like domain-containing protein — MISEPKIEELKSKKLIGICITTSLADDKTSLLWNRFMRLRGAIERNKGESLYSVQEYGENFMKGEFDTQSKFNKWAATEVSDFKEIPKGLEKLEIPAGKYAVFIHKGTASEFAETSNYIFNEWLPNSDYDLDDRPHFEVLGADYKGPENPDSKEDIWIPITAK, encoded by the coding sequence ATGATTTCAGAACCTAAGATTGAAGAATTAAAATCTAAAAAACTGATAGGTATATGTATTACGACTAGCCTGGCAGATGATAAGACCAGCCTGCTTTGGAATAGGTTTATGAGGTTAAGAGGCGCTATAGAACGTAATAAAGGAGAAAGTCTTTATTCTGTTCAGGAGTATGGAGAAAATTTTATGAAAGGTGAATTTGATACACAGTCAAAATTCAATAAATGGGCGGCAACAGAAGTTTCAGATTTTAAAGAAATTCCGAAAGGACTGGAAAAACTTGAGATTCCCGCCGGAAAATATGCTGTATTTATCCATAAAGGTACCGCAAGCGAATTCGCTGAAACTTCGAACTATATTTTTAATGAATGGTTACCTAATTCTGATTATGACCTGGATGATCGTCCACATTTTGAAGTCTTAGGAGCAGATTATAAAGGTCCTGAAAACCCGGATTCTAAGGAAGATATCTGGATCCCAATAACAGCAAAATAA
- a CDS encoding DUF1853 family protein encodes MTEPSILNQFQGFLDTQDIFPKNHNTDITTFEFPEVDITNNLIADLEKLDHPRNSVLGKRMESFFEIAIKYSSRYELIDSNIQIIHNKQTLGELDFLIFDKHNSTPLHIELVYKLYVYDQTFPSENQRWIGPNRRDSFSMKLEKLKSKQFPLLYKPETSIYLNKLGLVSEEIKQQLCFKAQLFIPKNNKLDDRGNINPECYSGKWFKFKDFLKMNWQENLFHSPKKKNWSCDPGKNSDWMSQEELLQNIEFLFKENKAPLVWMKTKSSIHSFFIVWW; translated from the coding sequence TTGACAGAGCCCAGCATATTAAATCAGTTTCAAGGTTTTCTGGATACCCAGGATATTTTTCCAAAAAATCATAATACTGATATTACTACTTTTGAATTTCCGGAAGTTGATATTACTAATAATTTAATAGCCGATCTCGAAAAATTAGACCATCCTCGAAATTCAGTTCTGGGAAAAAGAATGGAAAGTTTTTTTGAAATAGCTATAAAGTATTCTTCACGATATGAACTTATAGATTCGAACATTCAGATCATTCATAATAAACAAACCCTTGGTGAACTGGATTTCTTAATTTTCGATAAACATAATTCAACGCCTCTACATATTGAGCTCGTCTACAAGCTTTATGTCTACGACCAAACATTTCCTTCGGAAAATCAAAGATGGATAGGCCCTAATAGACGTGATAGTTTTTCTATGAAATTAGAAAAACTGAAATCGAAGCAGTTTCCTTTATTATACAAACCTGAAACTTCTATTTACTTAAATAAATTGGGGCTTGTTTCCGAAGAGATTAAACAACAACTATGCTTTAAAGCTCAACTTTTTATTCCTAAAAATAATAAGCTGGATGATCGAGGGAATATTAATCCCGAATGTTATAGTGGCAAGTGGTTTAAATTTAAAGATTTCCTGAAAATGAATTGGCAGGAAAATCTTTTTCATAGTCCGAAGAAAAAAAACTGGAGTTGCGATCCGGGAAAAAATTCAGACTGGATGAGTCAGGAAGAACTATTACAGAATATTGAATTTCTTTTTAAAGAAAACAAAGCGCCATTAGTTTGGATGAAGACAAAATCAAGCATTCACAGTTTTTTTATTGTTTGGTGGTAA
- a CDS encoding cation diffusion facilitator family transporter — protein sequence MQPGYREAVKASYFSIAGNALLAIAKAVTGIFGNSYALIADAIESTTDVFSSLLVLLGLRYANKPADENHPYGHGKAEPLITFMVVGFLIVSATVIAYESIENISTPHEVPEPYTLIVLLVIIIIKEVSYRFVSKKGTETNSSALKADAWHHRSDAITSFMAFIGISVALYMGKGYENADDWAALFASGFILFNAYLILRPALGEVMDEHRYDDIESEIRAIAQDNKGVVETEKCFIRKTGMTFHVDLHIAVDSEISVKAGHDIAHRVKDDVLEKLPQIADVLIHVEPDDEL from the coding sequence ATGCAGCCGGGCTACAGGGAAGCGGTAAAAGCTTCTTATTTTAGTATTGCAGGAAATGCACTTTTAGCAATTGCTAAAGCGGTGACAGGCATTTTTGGGAACTCTTATGCGCTTATAGCCGATGCCATTGAATCTACCACCGATGTTTTTTCCTCTCTCTTGGTGTTACTTGGCCTAAGATATGCCAATAAACCGGCCGATGAGAACCATCCCTATGGTCATGGAAAAGCAGAACCGCTTATTACATTTATGGTGGTTGGATTTCTCATAGTTTCGGCAACGGTTATTGCTTATGAAAGTATTGAAAACATCAGCACTCCTCATGAAGTTCCCGAACCTTACACGCTAATTGTTCTATTGGTAATCATCATTATTAAAGAGGTTTCATATCGCTTTGTTTCTAAAAAAGGGACAGAGACCAACAGCTCTGCGTTAAAGGCTGATGCCTGGCATCATCGCAGCGATGCGATCACTTCTTTTATGGCTTTCATCGGAATTTCCGTTGCTCTCTATATGGGAAAAGGCTATGAAAATGCCGATGACTGGGCCGCATTATTTGCATCCGGATTTATACTCTTTAATGCGTACCTCATTTTGAGACCAGCTCTGGGAGAAGTGATGGATGAGCACAGGTATGATGATATTGAATCTGAAATAAGAGCTATTGCTCAAGACAATAAAGGAGTGGTCGAAACTGAAAAATGTTTTATTAGAAAAACCGGAATGACTTTTCATGTAGACCTTCATATCGCTGTAGATTCTGAAATTAGTGTGAAGGCAGGACATGATATCGCCCATAGAGTTAAAGACGATGTGCTTGAAAAACTTCCACAGATTGCAGACGTTCTTATACATGTAGAACCAGACGACGAGCTCTGA
- a CDS encoding NYN domain-containing protein, which yields METNLAVLIDGDNIPSAHVKEMMEEIAKYGNPTIKRIYGDWTKPHLNKWKNVLLENAIHPIQQYGYTQGKNATDSAMIIDAMDILYSNKVDGFCLVSSDSDFTRLATRLREASMKVIGIGEKKTPDPFIVACDKFIYIEILKNNSKEAENDKNNKEKGSKKTNLEKVTPKVIRLISHTISDVADEDGWAFLGDVGSLLQKKQPNFDSRNYGFQKLTPMINSIDKFEIESRENANSKFKLIYVRNK from the coding sequence ATGGAAACTAATCTTGCCGTACTTATAGACGGCGATAATATCCCATCTGCTCATGTAAAAGAAATGATGGAAGAAATTGCCAAATATGGCAATCCTACAATCAAAAGAATTTATGGGGATTGGACAAAACCTCATTTAAATAAATGGAAAAACGTTCTTTTAGAGAACGCCATTCATCCCATCCAGCAATATGGTTATACTCAAGGGAAGAATGCCACAGATTCAGCAATGATCATCGATGCCATGGATATCCTTTATTCTAATAAAGTTGACGGATTTTGCCTGGTTTCGAGTGATTCAGATTTTACCAGGCTGGCAACGCGATTAAGAGAAGCCAGCATGAAAGTAATTGGAATCGGAGAAAAGAAAACACCAGATCCGTTTATCGTTGCCTGCGACAAATTTATTTATATCGAAATCCTTAAAAATAACTCTAAGGAAGCTGAAAACGATAAGAACAATAAAGAGAAGGGAAGTAAAAAAACAAATTTAGAGAAGGTGACGCCCAAAGTAATCAGACTTATTTCCCATACTATTTCTGATGTTGCCGATGAAGATGGATGGGCATTTTTGGGAGATGTTGGAAGTTTACTTCAGAAAAAGCAGCCAAATTTCGATTCCAGAAACTATGGGTTTCAAAAATTAACACCTATGATAAATTCCATAGATAAATTTGAAATTGAATCAAGGGAAAATGCCAATTCCAAATTCAAACTTATTTACGTAAGAAATAAATAA
- a CDS encoding pirin family protein, producing the protein MRNIKKLHKAEYRPMGDLKTWSPLPTKNLQMIDPFIFLNHHGPQVYGPNNNGLPFGPHPHRGMETVTFILDGDIAHKDSDGHYSVIKGGGVQWMTAGKGLLHSEISSEDFKKVGGPIEILQLWVNLPKRLKMMAPVYRGLQEDKISIWTNEEETIKAQVVSGNFKGIRGAFDTPTSVDLSLVHFDKESKVQLEIPKSDNIFFYVVRGKLEVNEIEVPELHLAEFSKNSEILNISAKENSILLLGHAKPFEEKVVFGGPFVMNSEEEIQQAYADYKSGKMGKWE; encoded by the coding sequence ATGAGGAATATCAAGAAACTTCATAAAGCGGAATATAGGCCCATGGGAGATCTAAAGACCTGGTCTCCCCTACCTACCAAAAATCTGCAGATGATAGATCCCTTTATATTTCTTAACCATCACGGACCTCAGGTTTATGGCCCTAATAATAACGGATTGCCTTTTGGACCACATCCACACCGCGGAATGGAAACCGTAACTTTTATTCTGGATGGCGATATTGCTCATAAAGATAGCGACGGGCACTATAGTGTAATTAAAGGTGGCGGCGTACAATGGATGACAGCGGGTAAAGGTCTCTTACATTCTGAAATTTCTTCAGAAGACTTTAAAAAAGTTGGAGGGCCAATTGAAATTCTGCAATTATGGGTGAACCTTCCCAAAAGGTTGAAAATGATGGCTCCTGTATATCGTGGTCTTCAGGAGGACAAGATTTCGATTTGGACGAATGAAGAGGAAACCATAAAAGCTCAGGTAGTTTCTGGAAATTTTAAAGGTATTCGTGGCGCTTTTGATACTCCAACTTCAGTGGATCTTTCTTTGGTGCATTTTGATAAAGAATCTAAAGTGCAATTAGAAATCCCAAAATCTGATAATATTTTCTTTTATGTAGTTCGCGGAAAACTGGAAGTTAATGAAATTGAAGTTCCGGAACTTCATTTAGCTGAATTTTCAAAGAATAGCGAAATTTTAAATATTTCAGCAAAAGAAAATAGTATTCTATTATTGGGGCATGCTAAACCTTTTGAAGAAAAAGTAGTCTTTGGAGGACCATTTGTTATGAATTCTGAAGAAGAAATTCAGCAGGCTTATGCAGATTATAAGTCGGGAAAAATGGGGAAATGGGAATGA
- a CDS encoding ASCH domain-containing protein, which translates to MKHLIIIFILALVSCKNYNETETKMENGSRTEIESELETESGIDITVYEMWNNYIKANPGFKNEEMPEPEFSHNNREDADRLAELTVNGKKKASSGLYSLYKQYNVEIPKAGTKQIITDFDGKAKAIIENSSVDTIPFNKISKEYAELDMGTEIEPLKKWKKAHWDFFESFLEESGKKPTEEMLIVCVRFELIWTER; encoded by the coding sequence ATGAAACATTTAATAATCATTTTTATTTTGGCTTTGGTTAGTTGCAAAAACTACAATGAAACCGAAACAAAAATGGAGAATGGATCGAGAACGGAAATTGAATCGGAATTGGAAACTGAAAGCGGAATTGACATAACAGTCTACGAAATGTGGAACAATTACATCAAAGCAAATCCTGGATTTAAGAATGAAGAAATGCCAGAGCCCGAATTTTCTCATAATAATAGAGAAGATGCAGATCGACTGGCGGAATTAACCGTGAATGGAAAAAAGAAAGCCTCTTCTGGCTTATATAGTTTGTATAAGCAATATAATGTTGAAATTCCGAAAGCCGGAACAAAACAAATAATAACGGATTTTGACGGAAAAGCAAAAGCGATTATAGAAAATTCAAGTGTAGATACAATTCCATTTAATAAAATTTCCAAAGAATACGCTGAATTGGATATGGGAACGGAAATTGAACCGCTCAAAAAATGGAAAAAAGCACATTGGGACTTTTTTGAAAGCTTTTTGGAGGAAAGCGGAAAAAAACCGACAGAAGAAATGCTAATAGTTTGTGTAAGGTTTGAACTAATCTGGACAGAAAGGTAA
- the hisIE gene encoding bifunctional phosphoribosyl-AMP cyclohydrolase/phosphoribosyl-ATP diphosphatase HisIE: protein MNIDFNKNIDGLVPAIIQDSKTSKVLMLGYMNEEAFLKTNETKKVTFYSRTKERLWTKGEESGNFLNLVNIKLDCDNDTLLVEVNPEGPVCHKGTDTCWAEENTVEYGFLSKLEGIIESRKKLSETEPELRKENDNSYVVSLFDKGINKIAQKVGEEAVETVIEAKDDNDDLFLNESADLLFHYMILLKAKGFGLKDIVKVLEERH, encoded by the coding sequence ATGAATATAGATTTCAATAAAAATATCGACGGACTCGTGCCGGCAATCATTCAGGATTCTAAAACCAGTAAAGTTTTAATGCTTGGATATATGAACGAGGAAGCTTTCCTAAAGACAAATGAGACTAAAAAAGTCACTTTTTACAGTCGGACAAAAGAGCGTTTATGGACTAAGGGGGAAGAAAGTGGGAATTTTCTGAATTTGGTTAATATAAAACTGGACTGCGATAATGATACGTTGCTTGTGGAAGTAAATCCTGAAGGCCCCGTTTGCCATAAAGGAACTGATACCTGCTGGGCAGAAGAAAATACAGTTGAATATGGATTTCTATCTAAACTTGAAGGCATTATTGAAAGCCGAAAGAAATTAAGCGAGACTGAACCTGAATTGAGAAAAGAAAATGACAATAGTTATGTTGTTTCACTCTTTGATAAAGGTATCAATAAGATTGCACAGAAAGTAGGAGAGGAGGCCGTAGAAACGGTTATTGAAGCGAAAGATGACAATGATGATCTCTTCTTAAATGAAAGCGCAGATCTTTTATTTCATTATATGATCCTGCTAAAGGCCAAAGGTTTTGGATTAAAGGATATTGTTAAGGTTTTAGAGGAAAGGCATTAA
- the hisF gene encoding imidazole glycerol phosphate synthase subunit HisF: MLTKRIIPCLDIKNGRTVKGVNFVDLRDAGDPVELAAAYAEKGADELVFLDISATEEKRKTLAKLVLDVAEQLNIPFTVGGGISSVEDVDILLKNGADKVSINSSAVKNPELINQLSEKFGSQCVVVAIDAKNINGKWTVHLVGGKVPTELDLFEWAKEVEQRGAGEILFTSMDHDGTKNGFANEALARLSEDLNIPIIASGGAGNIQHFQDTFQAGKADAALAASVFHFKEIEISDLKNQLRTAGISVRL, translated from the coding sequence ATGCTTACAAAAAGAATTATTCCCTGTCTGGATATTAAGAACGGCAGAACTGTGAAAGGAGTCAATTTTGTTGATTTAAGAGATGCCGGAGATCCCGTGGAACTTGCTGCTGCTTATGCTGAAAAGGGTGCAGATGAGTTGGTTTTTCTGGATATTTCAGCTACCGAGGAGAAAAGAAAAACTCTGGCGAAACTTGTGCTTGATGTAGCCGAACAATTGAATATTCCATTTACCGTAGGTGGTGGAATTTCTTCCGTAGAAGATGTTGATATACTTTTGAAGAATGGAGCAGATAAAGTATCCATAAATTCTTCCGCAGTTAAAAATCCTGAGTTGATCAATCAGCTTTCAGAGAAGTTTGGGAGTCAGTGTGTGGTGGTAGCTATCGATGCCAAGAATATTAATGGTAAATGGACGGTTCACCTGGTAGGCGGAAAAGTTCCCACCGAGCTTGATCTATTTGAATGGGCAAAAGAAGTGGAGCAACGTGGAGCTGGAGAGATTCTATTTACTTCTATGGATCACGATGGTACTAAAAACGGCTTTGCCAATGAAGCTCTGGCCAGACTTTCAGAAGATTTGAATATTCCCATCATTGCTTCAGGAGGAGCGGGTAATATTCAGCATTTTCAAGATACTTTTCAGGCTGGAAAAGCAGATGCTGCTCTGGCTGCGAGTGTGTTCCATTTTAAAGAGATTGAAATATCAGACCTTAAAAACCAACTAAGAACAGCCGGAATTTCAGTAAGATTATAA
- the hisA gene encoding 1-(5-phosphoribosyl)-5-[(5-phosphoribosylamino)methylideneamino]imidazole-4-carboxamide isomerase, producing MRIIPAIDIIEGKCVRLSKGDYATKKIYNEDPLEVAKSFEAHGIEYLHLVDLDGAKSSHIVNHKILETIANKTSLKIDFGGGLKTDKDLQIAFESGASQITGGSIAVKNSDVFQNWIQKFGNKKIILGADAKDRKIAVSGWLEDSNEEIIPFIQNYEEKGVKYVICTDISKDGMLEGPSFELYKEILSETKNINLIASGGISEFDELPKLAELGCEGVIIGKAIYENRISLKQFENYILNQ from the coding sequence ATGCGAATAATACCCGCTATAGATATTATCGAAGGTAAATGTGTAAGACTTTCTAAAGGTGATTACGCTACCAAAAAAATATATAATGAAGATCCATTAGAGGTAGCAAAGTCTTTTGAAGCTCATGGCATTGAATATTTACACCTTGTGGATTTGGACGGTGCTAAGTCCAGTCATATTGTCAATCATAAAATTCTGGAGACGATTGCTAATAAAACAAGCTTGAAAATTGATTTTGGAGGCGGATTAAAAACCGATAAAGATCTTCAAATTGCTTTTGAAAGTGGAGCAAGCCAGATAACCGGAGGTAGTATTGCTGTTAAAAATTCAGATGTATTTCAAAACTGGATTCAGAAGTTTGGGAATAAAAAGATCATTTTGGGTGCTGATGCAAAAGATAGAAAGATTGCCGTTTCCGGTTGGCTGGAAGATTCAAATGAGGAGATCATTCCGTTTATTCAGAATTATGAAGAAAAGGGAGTGAAATATGTAATATGTACAGATATTTCCAAAGATGGAATGTTGGAAGGTCCTTCTTTTGAACTTTACAAAGAAATTCTTTCTGAAACTAAAAATATTAACCTGATCGCTTCTGGCGGAATCTCGGAGTTTGATGAATTGCCAAAACTGGCAGAGCTTGGCTGTGAAGGAGTTATCATAGGTAAAGCGATCTATGAAAATAGGATTAGTTTAAAACAGTTTGAAAATTATATATTAAATCAATAG
- the hisH gene encoding imidazole glycerol phosphate synthase subunit HisH has protein sequence MKENQKIVIIDYGAGNIQSIKFAIKRLGFEAELSSDASEIRNADKVIFPGVGEAGSAMRMLKSTGLDEVIPTLKQPVLGICLGMQLMCNSSEEGKTKGLGIFDAEVKRFSNHVKVPQIGWNQISNLESALFEKVKEGEYVYLVHSYYVPECKDEIARTEYGVNYSTALHRDNFYGVQFHPEKSSITGEQILKNFLKLELAE, from the coding sequence ATGAAAGAGAATCAAAAAATAGTAATTATAGATTACGGAGCAGGGAATATTCAGAGTATCAAGTTTGCTATTAAAAGACTTGGTTTTGAAGCTGAGCTTAGCAGTGATGCTTCAGAAATTAGGAATGCAGATAAAGTTATTTTTCCCGGTGTAGGAGAAGCTGGAAGTGCTATGAGAATGCTAAAATCTACAGGGCTTGATGAAGTTATTCCTACACTTAAGCAACCAGTACTGGGGATATGTTTAGGAATGCAATTAATGTGTAATTCATCTGAAGAAGGAAAAACTAAAGGCCTGGGGATTTTTGATGCTGAAGTGAAGAGATTCAGTAATCATGTAAAAGTTCCTCAAATTGGTTGGAACCAGATTTCAAATTTAGAATCAGCACTTTTCGAAAAAGTAAAAGAAGGGGAGTATGTTTATCTAGTGCATAGTTATTACGTTCCGGAATGTAAAGACGAAATTGCCAGAACCGAATATGGAGTAAATTATTCCACGGCTCTACATCGGGATAATTTCTACGGAGTACAATTTCACCCGGAGAAAAGCAGCATCACCGGAGAACAAATTTTAAAAAACTTTTTGAAGTTAGAATTAGCTGAATAA
- the hisB gene encoding bifunctional histidinol-phosphatase/imidazoleglycerol-phosphate dehydratase HisB, with translation MNKILFVDRDGTLIHEPEDYQIDTLDKLEFYPEVFAYLGKIAKELDYEIVMVTNQDGLGTDEFPETDFWPIQDFIIKTFNNEGVEFSDVLIDRTFAKDNASTRKPNTGLLEKKFIGNSDYDLKNSFMVGDRLTDIEFAMNFGGQGIFIDTHEDLAEDEVKNDKSEVERRIALKTNSWKEVYEFLKLQDRTASVERKTNETDIKIELNLDGTGKSEISTGIDFFDHMLDQLARHGQMDLKILVKGDLEVDEHHTIEDTAIALGEVFSKALGNKLGIERYGFCLPMDDCLAQVAIDFGGRNWLVWEADFSREMIGKMPTEMFNHFFKSFTDGAKANLNIKAEGKNEHHKIEAIFKAFAKAIKMAVKRDTEKMILPSTKGML, from the coding sequence ATGAATAAAATATTATTTGTAGATCGTGACGGAACATTAATTCATGAGCCTGAAGATTACCAGATTGATACGCTTGATAAGCTAGAATTTTACCCGGAGGTATTTGCCTATTTGGGTAAAATAGCTAAAGAACTGGATTACGAGATTGTGATGGTAACTAATCAGGATGGTTTGGGAACTGATGAATTTCCGGAAACTGATTTCTGGCCAATCCAGGATTTCATTATCAAAACTTTTAATAATGAAGGGGTGGAATTTAGTGATGTTTTGATAGACCGAACCTTTGCGAAAGATAATGCCTCTACAAGAAAACCTAATACCGGTTTACTGGAAAAGAAATTTATTGGTAATTCAGATTATGATTTGAAGAATTCGTTCATGGTAGGAGATCGGCTTACAGATATAGAATTCGCTATGAACTTTGGGGGTCAGGGAATTTTTATAGATACTCATGAAGATCTTGCAGAAGATGAAGTTAAGAATGACAAATCTGAGGTAGAACGAAGAATAGCTTTAAAAACCAATTCCTGGAAGGAGGTCTATGAGTTTTTGAAGTTGCAGGATAGAACGGCTTCTGTAGAACGCAAAACCAACGAGACCGATATTAAAATCGAACTCAATCTCGACGGAACCGGAAAAAGTGAAATAAGTACTGGTATAGACTTTTTTGACCATATGTTGGATCAATTGGCCAGACATGGACAAATGGATCTTAAAATCCTTGTAAAAGGTGATTTGGAGGTAGATGAGCACCATACGATAGAAGATACGGCGATTGCTTTAGGAGAAGTCTTCAGTAAAGCGCTTGGAAATAAATTAGGTATAGAGAGATATGGATTTTGTTTGCCTATGGACGATTGTCTTGCCCAGGTAGCAATAGATTTTGGTGGTAGAAACTGGCTGGTTTGGGAAGCAGATTTCAGTAGAGAGATGATAGGTAAGATGCCAACTGAAATGTTCAATCACTTCTTTAAATCGTTTACCGATGGAGCTAAAGCGAATCTTAATATAAAGGCGGAAGGTAAAAATGAACATCACAAGATAGAGGCTATTTTCAAGGCATTTGCAAAAGCGATAAAAATGGCGGTGAAAAGGGATACCGAAAAGATGATTTTGCCATCTACAAAAGGAATGCTCTAA
- the hisC gene encoding histidinol-phosphate transaminase: MKDFNINKLVRPNVAGLKPYSSARDEFKTQGAEMVFLDANENPNDNGLNRYPDPQQTSVKEKLSETRGVSPNNILLGNGSDEVLDLIFRAFCEPGKDNVITLPPTYGMYKVLSDINNIENREVLLNHDFEPDLTAIFKQITKDTKIIFLCSPNNPSGNSFEAEKIEMILEKFNGLVVIDEAYIDFSDSKSWIHRLEDFPNLIVTQTFSKAFGRAGIRLGVLYSSDEIIAILNKIKPPYNVNQLTQKESLKILFNLDSIKLQVAEIKNERTILSKQLLEVNFVSKIYRSDANFLLIEVDHANKRYDQFLEKGIVIRNRSNQPLCENCLRITIGTKEENKKLIKAFKELENE, translated from the coding sequence ATGAAGGATTTTAATATAAACAAGCTGGTAAGACCTAATGTGGCTGGTTTAAAGCCTTATTCTTCGGCCAGAGATGAGTTTAAAACACAGGGAGCTGAGATGGTTTTTCTGGATGCGAATGAAAACCCAAATGATAACGGATTGAATAGATATCCGGATCCGCAGCAAACATCGGTAAAGGAAAAGTTATCGGAAACCAGGGGAGTTTCCCCAAATAATATTTTGCTAGGTAATGGAAGTGATGAAGTTTTAGATCTAATTTTTAGGGCATTTTGCGAACCGGGGAAAGATAATGTGATCACGCTTCCACCAACCTATGGCATGTATAAGGTGCTTTCTGATATCAATAATATCGAAAATAGGGAGGTGCTGTTAAATCATGATTTTGAGCCCGATCTTACCGCAATCTTTAAACAAATCACTAAAGATACCAAGATCATTTTTCTTTGTTCTCCAAATAATCCTTCGGGAAACTCATTTGAGGCTGAAAAAATAGAAATGATCCTGGAAAAGTTTAACGGACTCGTGGTAATTGACGAGGCGTATATTGACTTTTCAGATAGTAAAAGCTGGATACATAGACTAGAAGATTTTCCTAATCTTATTGTTACTCAAACTTTTTCCAAAGCATTTGGAAGAGCGGGAATTCGATTGGGAGTGCTGTATTCTTCAGACGAAATTATTGCAATTCTGAATAAAATTAAGCCTCCATATAATGTGAATCAATTAACTCAGAAAGAGTCTCTTAAAATATTATTTAATTTAGATTCAATAAAATTACAAGTAGCTGAAATTAAGAATGAAAGAACGATTTTATCTAAACAATTACTTGAAGTTAATTTTGTTTCAAAAATATACAGATCAGATGCTAATTTTCTATTAATTGAAGTAGATCATGCTAATAAGCGATATGATCAATTTTTGGAAAAAGGAATCGTAATTAGAAATAGAAGCAACCAGCCCCTATGTGAAAATTGTTTACGAATCACGATAGGAACTAAAGAAGAAAATAAAAAATTGATCAAGGCTTTTAAAGAACTAGAGAATGAATAA